Proteins encoded within one genomic window of Trichoderma asperellum chromosome 2, complete sequence:
- a CDS encoding uncharacterized protein (EggNog:ENOG41~TransMembrane:1 (o390-407i)), protein MIRSPSLRISANLVARHIHSSSIVAAVPRPRRRSFHLTTSASLPRKRNFFTSNPYLSSQTGDGDEASSRSTEQQSGAASSPNASSPVAKRKPTRATPTKNSLRRVAIIAQQPKRGSSEHGKLGLDATEADPSNMISATCIAEAFNMPVVLEILSSHGFAIDPDGTSFDAAEVVHARGVNGGDIFVFPSGTIVTWSLPPDVVTKQILRAAEEPHPEKLREVEDLEFTTDNGRETSALKGDLVVLGTRKEHKEGDFLDTTLAKIAFSSGLARSTKLAVLEAALTSYFESTRNIPALLSQGAGVPLSRKFILQKTGELLSLRAKLNHYSELTDNLPDIFWDSRSELGLEGYYDQVGRALDVNVRIRALNQKMDYAQEIATVLREMSSEQHGTRLEWIIIVLIFVEVIFELRRIVIEYSEKAQAAREPDTEI, encoded by the coding sequence CTCACCACATCCGCCAGCCTACCCCGGAAACGCAACTTTTTCACATCAAACCCATATCTGTCGTCTCAGAccggcgatggcgacgaagCCTCTTCTCGAAGCACCGAGCAGCAATCCGGCGCTGCTAGCAGCCCCAATGCCTCTTCTCCGGTAGCAAAACGAAAGCCGACTCGAGCCACGCCGACCAAAAACTCCCTTCGTCGAGTTGCCATTATCGCTCAGCAGCCGAAGCGGGGCAGCAGTGAGCATGGCAAGCTCGGTCTAGACGCCACAGAGGCCGATCCGTCTAATATGATCAGCGCAACATGCATCGCCGAGGCCTTTAACATGCCCGTTGTTCTGGAGATCTTGTCGTCGCATGGCTTCGCAATTGACCCCGACGGCACCAGCTTCGACGCCGCAGAGGTTGTCCATGCAAGGGGCGTCAATGGCGGGGATATCTTCGTATTCCCCTCGGGCACAATTGTGACATGGTCGCTGCCCCCGGACGTCGTTACCAAGCAGATACTGCGGGCAGCGGAGGAGCCTCACCCTGAAAAGCTGCGAGAGGTTGAGGATCTCGAGTTCACCACCGACAACGGCCGCGAGACGAGCGCGCTGAAAGGCGACCTTGTCGTGTTAGGCACCCGCAAGGAGCACAAAGAGGGCGATTTTCTCGACACAACGCTGGCCAAGATTGCCTTTTCGTCTGGCCTCGCCCGCAGCACCAAACTGGCTGTTCTCGAGGCCGCACTGACGTCCTACTTCGAAAGCACGCGGAACATCCCGGCCCTGCTCTCCCAGGGAGCCGGCGTCCCGCTCAGCCGGAAATTCATCCTGCAAAAGACTGGCGAGCTGCTCAGCCTCCGCGCCAAGCTCAACCACTACTCGGAGCTGACGGATAACCTTCCGGACATCTTCTGGGACAGCCGGTCCgagctggggctggaggGCTACTACGACCAGGTCGGCCGCGCACTCGATGTCAACGTGCGCATCCGTGCTCTAAACCAGAAGATGGACTACGCACAGGAGATTGCTACCGTCTTACGCGAAATGTCCAGCGAGCAACATGGCACTCGGCTGGAATGGATAATCATTGTCCTCATTTTCGTCGAGGTCATCTTTGAGCTTAGGAGGATTGTCATTGAGTACAGCGAGAAGGCGCAGGCTGCCAGAGAGCCAGATACCGAGATATAA